In Paenibacillus phoenicis, one genomic interval encodes:
- a CDS encoding ABC transporter permease: MIVPENVIAEVETTSQPQLSKRKKIWTFPFILAILGVIILGIISLFTGVYDIFGQEDGWDMFFITRIPRTVALMLTGAAMAMTGLIMQLMTQNKMVEPTTIGTTEWAGLGLLTVYLLIPSPSLVVRMTGAIIFSFVGTMVFFFFLRSVRLRSSLIVPIIGLMLGAVISALSTFLSLFFNMSQVIEGWFIGSFAPVQAGRYEYLWIIIIVTFFIFLYANRLTLAGLGEDVATALGVNYKRLILLANLLIAVAVGIVASVIGNLPFLGLIVPNIISMVRGDDLRSNLPWVCVMGMGTIMLCDIVSRVIIMPFEVPVSLILGTVGAVVFILILLRQRKSRRL, translated from the coding sequence ATGATTGTGCCCGAGAATGTTATCGCTGAGGTTGAGACTACTTCTCAACCTCAGCTTTCTAAGCGTAAAAAGATATGGACGTTTCCCTTCATACTTGCCATCCTCGGCGTTATTATTCTAGGTATCATCTCTCTGTTTACGGGGGTGTATGATATCTTTGGACAAGAAGACGGCTGGGATATGTTCTTCATCACTCGGATTCCAAGAACGGTGGCCTTAATGCTTACCGGGGCGGCGATGGCCATGACCGGGCTGATCATGCAGCTGATGACACAGAACAAAATGGTCGAGCCGACCACCATCGGAACAACGGAGTGGGCGGGTTTAGGTCTGCTTACGGTCTACTTGCTAATCCCCAGCCCTTCATTAGTAGTACGGATGACGGGTGCAATTATATTTTCATTCGTTGGAACGATGGTTTTCTTCTTCTTCCTAAGGAGTGTAAGACTTCGCTCTTCTCTGATCGTTCCGATCATTGGATTAATGCTTGGTGCCGTCATCTCGGCATTGTCCACTTTCTTGTCGCTCTTCTTTAACATGTCTCAAGTGATCGAAGGCTGGTTCATCGGTTCTTTCGCTCCAGTTCAAGCCGGAAGATATGAATATTTGTGGATTATTATCATTGTCACGTTCTTCATTTTTCTGTATGCCAATCGTCTAACGCTAGCTGGATTGGGAGAAGACGTAGCCACTGCTTTAGGTGTCAATTACAAACGGCTTATTCTATTAGCGAATTTACTCATTGCAGTTGCCGTAGGGATTGTCGCCTCGGTCATCGGCAATCTTCCTTTCTTAGGATTAATTGTCCCTAACATCATATCCATGGTTCGCGGAGATGATCTTCGAAGTAATCTCCCTTGGGTATGTGTCATGGGGATGGGGACGATCATGCTGTGTGATATCGTATCCAGGGTTATCATTATGCCATTCGAAGTGCCCGTCTCCTTAATTCTAGGTACCGTAGGAGCGGTCGTTTTCATCCTAATTTTGCTAAGACAACGAAAAAGCAGGAGGCTGTGA
- a CDS encoding sensor histidine kinase, with translation MQRKPKKLFGMLLRNYVIFSLTLGMSFIVLLLFFVERTNVRMPKDMSLLQAHAIVRPDPADIQSDVIEEVDGWVEILDEQLRIMEVRGEKRDGNVTGYTEGELNALFYDSDDNPYYTSMAPFHTNDGERRYVLVRLPKQQIRADFMLNEKTENYQRIFWIALAETGALFVLLFGINVYVYSRLAAVRLTNPLGAIAAGIRSVSNGRYHERLHIEANYELAQIQESFNKMAEKLEQVEANNRQLAESKQRMLVHISHDLRTPITTIQGYVEALQHGVIKEEAARQRTLGLIHSKTKLVAELIDDVFELAKLEVPDYPVVKKVCDLAEFTREMAVDYYDMFEEKGMRFEFDIPSDELPVPIHTKLLYRAVSNLLANALKYNPPVTHVRLSLIDGQDAVRIEVADNGVGIPAELRARVFEAFVRGDAARKSDGGSGLGLTIAKHIAEKHGGSLALDSDAGWTRFVLTLPKTGEMGPVMEEPHAVSEVGA, from the coding sequence ATGCAACGTAAACCAAAAAAGCTGTTTGGGATGTTGCTTCGGAACTACGTGATTTTTTCACTGACGCTGGGAATGAGCTTCATCGTGCTGCTGCTTTTTTTCGTGGAAAGAACCAACGTGCGAATGCCTAAGGATATGTCGTTGCTGCAAGCGCATGCGATCGTTCGTCCGGATCCGGCTGACATCCAGAGCGATGTGATTGAAGAGGTGGATGGCTGGGTGGAAATTCTCGATGAGCAGCTGCGGATCATGGAGGTCCGAGGAGAGAAGCGGGACGGCAACGTGACGGGCTATACGGAGGGGGAACTAAACGCTTTATTTTACGATTCGGACGACAATCCGTACTATACGTCTATGGCTCCATTCCATACGAATGACGGAGAGCGTCGTTACGTCCTGGTCAGGCTGCCGAAACAGCAGATCCGGGCGGATTTCATGCTCAATGAGAAGACAGAGAACTATCAGAGGATCTTTTGGATCGCTTTGGCCGAGACGGGGGCGTTATTCGTCCTGCTATTTGGCATCAACGTCTATGTGTACAGCCGCTTGGCCGCAGTCAGGTTGACCAACCCGCTTGGCGCGATTGCCGCGGGTATCCGCAGCGTATCGAATGGGCGCTATCATGAGCGGCTTCACATCGAAGCGAATTACGAGCTTGCGCAAATTCAGGAGAGCTTCAACAAGATGGCGGAAAAGCTGGAGCAAGTCGAAGCGAACAATCGGCAGCTGGCAGAGAGCAAGCAGCGGATGCTCGTCCATATTTCGCACGATCTGAGAACGCCAATCACGACGATTCAGGGTTACGTGGAGGCGCTGCAGCATGGGGTCATCAAGGAGGAAGCCGCACGTCAGCGGACCCTCGGTCTTATCCACAGCAAAACGAAGCTGGTCGCTGAACTGATCGACGATGTATTCGAGTTGGCGAAGCTGGAGGTTCCCGACTATCCTGTCGTCAAGAAAGTTTGCGATCTTGCAGAGTTCACGCGCGAAATGGCCGTAGACTATTACGATATGTTCGAGGAAAAGGGGATGAGGTTCGAATTCGACATTCCTTCGGACGAGCTGCCCGTGCCGATCCATACGAAGTTGCTGTACCGGGCGGTCTCCAATCTGCTTGCGAACGCGCTGAAATACAATCCGCCGGTAACGCATGTGCGGCTGTCGCTCATCGACGGGCAGGACGCAGTGCGGATTGAGGTCGCCGATAATGGCGTTGGCATCCCCGCTGAATTGCGTGCCCGTGTCTTCGAGGCGTTCGTCCGCGGAGACGCCGCGCGCAAGAGCGATGGCGGCTCAGGGCTTGGCCTGACGATCGCCAAGCATATCGCAGAGAAGCATGGGGGCAGTCTCGCGCTCGACAGTGACGCAGGCTGGACGCGCTTTGTGCTGACCTTGCCGAAGACAGGGGAGATGGGCCCGGTCATGGAAGAGCCGCACGCGGTGAGCGAAGTCGGAGCTTAA
- a CDS encoding response regulator transcription factor, which produces MRKTILLVDDEQDIVDMLKLFLEPDYHVLEANDGQSAMEMFARASIDLAVIDIMMPYVDGFKLLQWIRKHSRIPVIVLSAKNQEADKIAGLGLGADDFIAKPFSPLEVVARIQAHLRRTYEFNDAGAAAGAGVDTAIAETRLGELILDHEACLLYKRGEPIELSAIEYKLLKLFMSKPGRIYTKKQIFEQVWSEPYIADDNTIMVQISRLRDKIEDSPREPFYIRTVRGLGYRFAKKDELDAT; this is translated from the coding sequence ATGCGCAAAACGATACTGTTAGTCGACGACGAGCAGGACATCGTGGACATGCTGAAGCTTTTTCTGGAGCCAGATTATCACGTTCTTGAAGCCAATGACGGACAATCCGCGATGGAGATGTTCGCTCGCGCGTCAATCGACCTGGCGGTGATCGATATCATGATGCCTTATGTGGACGGCTTCAAGCTCCTTCAATGGATACGGAAACATTCCAGGATTCCGGTGATTGTTCTGTCGGCCAAAAATCAGGAGGCGGACAAAATTGCCGGGCTTGGCCTCGGTGCGGATGATTTTATCGCCAAGCCGTTTAGTCCTTTGGAGGTGGTGGCCCGAATTCAGGCGCATTTGCGGAGAACGTACGAATTTAACGATGCCGGTGCGGCGGCGGGAGCAGGCGTGGACACGGCCATTGCTGAGACCCGGCTGGGTGAGCTAATCCTGGATCATGAAGCGTGCTTGTTATACAAGCGCGGAGAACCAATCGAGCTGAGCGCGATCGAATACAAGCTGCTGAAGTTGTTTATGAGCAAGCCGGGGCGCATCTATACGAAAAAGCAAATCTTCGAGCAGGTGTGGTCCGAACCCTATATCGCTGACGACAATACGATTATGGTGCAGATCAGTCGGCTGCGGGACAAAATCGAGGATTCGCCGCGGGAACCCTTTTACATTAGGACGGTTCGCGGCCTCGGATACCGGTTCGCCAAAAAGGATGAGCTGGATGCAACGTAA
- a CDS encoding iron chelate uptake ABC transporter family permease subunit, with protein MKTLTVDSQLSINSELNASPRARSASAFRTKKEAKRYWILLVLFIGVGLLAALGLLLYNNPVPVDSPSFVPVVKRRLVAIVAMFIAALCHSFSTVAFQSVTNNRMITPSLLGYESLYSAIQTGTLFFFGAGALVSFTGQGAFFLQVSLMVLLSLTLYGWLLSGKYGNLQLMLLIGIIIGAGLNSVSGFMRRMLAPSEFDLLQSRLIGSVNNADSEYFPIVIPLVILTALGLFFFSRKLNVLALGKDVATTFGLNYQAGIIFTLVLVAVLMAISTSLLGPLTFFGFLVAMLSYQAAPTYDHRYVFPMAFAIGFCILTSAYFLLYHVFHAQTVVGVIIELFGGLAFLIVILRKRSL; from the coding sequence ATGAAGACATTAACAGTGGATTCTCAACTCAGCATAAACAGCGAATTAAACGCCAGCCCTCGTGCTAGATCTGCCAGCGCTTTTCGAACCAAGAAAGAAGCGAAACGCTACTGGATTTTATTAGTGTTGTTCATTGGTGTGGGTTTGCTTGCTGCACTTGGGTTGTTGCTTTATAACAATCCAGTACCGGTGGACTCTCCCTCTTTCGTTCCTGTTGTAAAGAGACGGCTCGTGGCCATTGTCGCTATGTTCATTGCTGCATTATGTCACAGCTTCTCAACCGTCGCGTTTCAGTCTGTAACGAATAACCGGATGATTACCCCTTCTCTGCTGGGTTACGAATCCCTTTATTCAGCGATCCAGACCGGTACGTTGTTCTTCTTCGGAGCGGGTGCGCTCGTCAGCTTCACGGGGCAGGGCGCTTTCTTCCTTCAGGTTTCGCTGATGGTTCTGTTGAGCTTAACCTTGTATGGATGGCTGCTGTCCGGGAAGTATGGCAATTTGCAGCTGATGCTTCTCATCGGCATCATTATTGGAGCAGGCCTGAATTCCGTTTCGGGCTTTATGAGACGAATGCTTGCCCCATCGGAGTTTGACCTGCTGCAGTCCAGGCTTATTGGCTCGGTCAATAATGCGGATTCTGAATATTTTCCTATCGTGATTCCGCTTGTTATCCTTACTGCCTTAGGTCTATTCTTCTTTTCTAGAAAGTTAAATGTCCTGGCGCTAGGAAAAGATGTGGCAACGACCTTCGGCTTGAATTATCAGGCGGGCATCATCTTTACGCTTGTCTTAGTCGCTGTCTTAATGGCTATTTCTACTTCATTGCTTGGTCCGCTGACCTTTTTTGGTTTTTTAGTGGCGATGCTGAGCTACCAAGCCGCACCAACGTATGATCACAGATACGTCTTTCCAATGGCTTTTGCCATCGGTTTTTGTATTTTAACGTCTGCTTATTTCTTGTTGTATCACGTCTTTCATGCACAAACCGTCGTAGGTGTCATTATTGAGTTATTTGGTGGACTTGCGTTTCTTATTGTAATCTTAAGGAAGAGGTCGCTATGA
- a CDS encoding poly(ethylene terephthalate) hydrolase family protein codes for MAETELSRRGSIRTWRERIVGGIKRQPPLTPGWKGASIALFGIAGVIFLIQSYHLIGSRGLWDYVTGTGVFLLAIALIAMVIAGVLHLAKRMPSRYIGLALASFILLFISFIGPMTVMFIVTLSVLAGCSLSGAIISRWIRGSYREAKTRTKVIAGIATAVTVVFTLCTGAWLVDGGRAELAKPYRLSVMKAPEHYPGTLANPAEPGTYPIKKLTYGSANGYRKVFNAEDSLITEPVDGSAFVANWSSLRTKTFGFGPEAIPLNGLVWYPDGEGPFPLVMIVHGNHLATDYSDPGYAYLGELLASRGYIVVSIDENFLNTSPFDDLFMLNVLEKENPARGWLMLEHLSVWKKWNGTVGNPFYGKVDMHRIALIGHSRGGEAVTVAAAYNQLQSPPEDGNIKFNYGFGIRSVISLAGTDGQYEPASRPTELIDLNYLALQGAHDMDVSSFAGASQYNRVGFTPGSDNFKASVYIYGANHGQFNTVWGRSDAPGLGNLLYNRAQLIPQEEQLQAAKVLISSFLDATLYGRTEYRAIFQDLGHAREWLPDTMYINDYLDARTTLISTFDEDIDLSTTTLPGGQLIGERLTEWKEEQVEMKFAPGPFSAVRLGWDRGKVDGIPSYTIVLPDTGLAVPPNGTLVFSMADRSGTQEELVDLTIEVEDTSGNTASMPLSAAGGLLPMFEGGIVKWPFTSLMPTKEPVFQNFAFRLSDFRHVNPSFQPERISRIRFVFDQSANGSIYLRDVGLRDDAAISDAVKSTIGKENER; via the coding sequence ATGGCAGAAACAGAGTTGTCCAGAAGGGGTTCGATCCGAACGTGGCGGGAACGGATTGTCGGGGGGATCAAGCGTCAACCCCCGCTGACTCCGGGCTGGAAAGGAGCATCGATCGCGCTCTTTGGCATAGCTGGCGTCATTTTTCTCATCCAAAGCTATCATCTGATCGGGTCGCGGGGGCTGTGGGATTATGTGACCGGGACCGGAGTGTTCCTGCTTGCCATTGCTTTAATCGCCATGGTTATTGCTGGAGTGCTGCATCTTGCCAAACGTATGCCTTCGCGGTACATAGGTCTGGCGCTTGCCTCCTTCATCCTGCTGTTCATCAGCTTTATTGGTCCGATGACGGTCATGTTTATCGTCACCTTGTCCGTGCTGGCCGGCTGTTCCTTATCGGGAGCGATAATATCCCGCTGGATCCGGGGTTCATATCGCGAAGCAAAAACACGCACGAAGGTGATAGCCGGAATTGCGACGGCAGTGACCGTTGTGTTTACCCTCTGCACGGGAGCTTGGCTGGTGGATGGCGGGCGCGCGGAACTGGCGAAGCCTTACCGGCTGTCGGTCATGAAAGCACCAGAGCATTACCCGGGAACATTAGCGAATCCTGCGGAGCCGGGGACGTATCCGATCAAAAAACTAACCTACGGCAGCGCAAACGGCTACCGAAAGGTTTTTAACGCAGAAGATTCGCTGATCACGGAGCCGGTGGACGGCTCGGCCTTTGTGGCGAACTGGTCCTCCCTCCGTACAAAGACATTTGGTTTTGGACCGGAAGCGATACCGTTAAACGGGCTGGTCTGGTATCCTGATGGAGAAGGGCCATTTCCACTCGTGATGATCGTGCACGGCAACCATCTCGCCACCGATTATTCAGACCCGGGCTATGCCTATTTGGGGGAACTGCTGGCGAGCCGCGGCTATATCGTCGTGTCGATCGATGAAAATTTTCTCAACACCTCGCCCTTCGACGACCTGTTCATGTTGAACGTGCTGGAGAAGGAAAACCCGGCACGCGGCTGGCTCATGCTGGAGCACTTGAGCGTATGGAAGAAATGGAACGGCACGGTGGGCAACCCGTTCTATGGGAAAGTGGATATGCACCGGATCGCGCTGATCGGCCATTCCCGCGGCGGCGAGGCGGTAACGGTGGCGGCCGCGTACAACCAGTTGCAGTCACCGCCGGAGGACGGCAACATCAAGTTCAATTACGGCTTTGGCATCCGTTCCGTCATCTCGCTGGCAGGTACAGACGGCCAGTACGAGCCGGCAAGCCGGCCGACAGAGCTGATCGATCTGAACTACCTCGCCCTTCAAGGCGCCCACGACATGGACGTCAGTTCCTTCGCCGGAGCAAGCCAGTATAACCGGGTCGGCTTCACACCTGGCAGTGATAATTTCAAAGCGTCGGTCTATATCTACGGGGCCAATCACGGGCAATTCAATACGGTGTGGGGGCGAAGCGATGCACCGGGACTCGGCAACCTGCTGTATAACCGGGCCCAGCTGATCCCGCAGGAGGAGCAGCTGCAAGCGGCGAAGGTGCTTATCTCGTCCTTCCTCGATGCAACCTTGTACGGGAGGACCGAATACCGCGCCATTTTCCAAGACCTCGGCCACGCAAGAGAATGGCTGCCGGATACGATGTATATCAACGATTATTTGGACGCCCGGACGACGCTTATCAGCACCTTCGACGAGGATATCGATCTTTCCACAACCACGTTGCCCGGCGGTCAACTGATTGGAGAGCGGCTGACGGAATGGAAAGAAGAACAGGTCGAGATGAAATTCGCCCCCGGTCCGTTCAGCGCCGTTCGCCTCGGTTGGGACCGCGGCAAGGTCGACGGGATCCCTTCCTATACGATCGTCCTGCCCGACACCGGGCTTGCCGTCCCGCCGAATGGCACCCTCGTCTTCTCCATGGCTGATCGGTCGGGTACGCAGGAAGAGCTTGTTGATCTGACCATCGAGGTCGAGGATACAAGCGGCAACACGGCTTCCATGCCACTGAGTGCAGCGGGCGGTCTGCTGCCGATGTTCGAAGGCGGTATCGTAAAATGGCCGTTTACATCGCTGATGCCGACCAAGGAGCCGGTCTTTCAAAACTTCGCTTTCCGGCTATCCGACTTTCGCCACGTCAATCCGTCGTTCCAGCCGGAGCGGATCAGCCGAATCCGTTTCGTGTTTGATCAATCCGCCAACGGCTCGATCTACTTGCGCGATGTCGGCCTTCGTGACGATGCTGCCATCAGCGATGCAGTGAAATCCACAATTGGGAAGGAAAACGAGCGATGA
- a CDS encoding iron ABC transporter ATP-binding protein encodes MISIQNARKWYGDEVKIGPLNIEIPKAGVTSLIGPNGAGKSTTLLMIGRLLNMDEGQVTVANMNVTTSKSDDLAKILTILRQENHFVTRLTVRQLVGFGRFPYSKGRLTKEDEVIISKYIDFLKLTDLEHRFLDELSGGQRQRAYVAMVLCQETEYVLLDEPLNNLDIARSVQMMEHLKIAANEFGRTILTVMHDINFAAKYSDRICAMKNGQIAAFGTVQEIMKPEILSDIFETKIEIIEGPYGPIAVY; translated from the coding sequence ATGATAAGTATTCAGAACGCTAGGAAATGGTACGGGGATGAAGTCAAAATCGGGCCCTTAAACATCGAAATTCCCAAAGCCGGGGTAACCTCCTTAATTGGCCCGAACGGTGCTGGAAAATCGACGACGCTTCTCATGATCGGCAGATTGCTGAACATGGATGAGGGTCAAGTTACCGTCGCCAATATGAACGTGACAACATCAAAATCCGATGATCTAGCAAAGATCCTCACGATCTTGCGCCAAGAGAATCATTTCGTTACTAGACTTACCGTCAGACAGCTCGTGGGGTTCGGTAGATTTCCCTATTCCAAGGGAAGATTAACCAAGGAAGATGAAGTCATCATTTCGAAGTATATTGATTTTCTTAAACTGACGGACCTCGAGCATCGGTTTTTGGATGAGCTTTCAGGCGGGCAGAGACAAAGAGCCTATGTAGCCATGGTGCTCTGCCAGGAAACCGAGTACGTGCTGTTAGATGAACCGCTCAACAACTTGGACATTGCCCGTTCGGTACAGATGATGGAGCATCTGAAGATCGCCGCGAATGAGTTTGGCCGAACCATTCTTACCGTCATGCATGACATCAACTTCGCCGCCAAGTATTCCGATCGCATCTGCGCGATGAAGAATGGACAAATTGCCGCATTCGGAACGGTTCAAGAGATTATGAAGCCTGAAATTTTGTCGGACATTTTCGAAACGAAAATTGAAATTATCGAAGGACCTTATGGTCCGATCGCAGTTTATTAG
- a CDS encoding siderophore ABC transporter substrate-binding protein: protein MKRFITSILMVILVLALAACSSNTNTAGESNTKANNSNASTATETSAESTEAAKPTTVEFTDSHGTVTVPVNPKSVVALDNRTFETLADWGVKLAAAPKGVMPKDSPYVADESVQDIGNHREPNLEVIAAVNPDLVIVGQRFSGYYEDIKKLVPNAAVIDVNVDVSGENGTPGDNLVNGFKEITTKFGEIFDKNEEAAQLVAEFDQALADAKAAYNGTDKVMSVIVSGGNIGFAAPSTGRVWGPLYDIFGWVPALEVENATTDHQGDEVSVEAIAQSNPDWMFVLDRDAATSSGEESVPAQDVINNAPALQNTTAVSKGQVLYAPTDTYTNESIQTFIEIFQEIAQTLKK from the coding sequence ATGAAAAGATTCATAACGAGCATCTTGATGGTCATCTTGGTATTGGCGTTAGCCGCATGTTCCTCTAATACAAACACTGCGGGGGAAAGCAATACGAAAGCAAATAACAGCAACGCTTCCACTGCAACCGAAACGTCCGCTGAATCGACGGAAGCAGCAAAACCAACGACCGTTGAGTTTACAGATAGCCATGGTACGGTAACGGTTCCGGTTAATCCGAAGAGCGTCGTTGCTTTGGATAACAGAACGTTTGAAACCCTTGCGGATTGGGGGGTTAAGCTCGCGGCTGCACCTAAAGGGGTAATGCCTAAAGATTCCCCTTATGTTGCCGACGAATCGGTACAAGATATCGGTAACCACAGAGAGCCTAACCTGGAAGTCATCGCTGCGGTTAACCCAGATCTGGTGATTGTAGGTCAACGTTTCTCCGGCTACTACGAAGATATTAAGAAGCTTGTTCCGAATGCAGCCGTCATTGATGTAAACGTTGATGTATCCGGTGAAAATGGCACGCCAGGTGACAATCTGGTCAACGGCTTCAAAGAGATTACAACGAAGTTTGGTGAAATCTTCGATAAGAATGAAGAAGCAGCTCAACTGGTAGCCGAATTCGATCAAGCGCTGGCTGACGCGAAAGCAGCTTACAATGGAACAGACAAAGTCATGAGCGTCATTGTTTCTGGTGGTAACATTGGTTTCGCTGCTCCATCTACTGGCCGCGTATGGGGTCCGCTGTACGATATCTTCGGCTGGGTTCCAGCACTGGAGGTAGAGAACGCAACTACTGACCACCAAGGGGATGAAGTTTCTGTAGAAGCTATTGCGCAAAGCAATCCGGATTGGATGTTCGTACTTGATCGCGACGCTGCAACTTCCAGCGGAGAAGAGAGTGTTCCTGCTCAAGACGTAATCAACAATGCTCCGGCACTTCAAAATACAACAGCCGTATCTAAAGGACAAGTTTTGTATGCTCCTACGGACACCTACACAAATGAATCGATTCAAACGTTCATTGAAATCTTCCAAGAAATTGCGCAAACTCTAAAGAAGTAA